In Cydia splendana chromosome 3, ilCydSple1.2, whole genome shotgun sequence, one DNA window encodes the following:
- the LOC134806412 gene encoding uncharacterized protein LOC134806412, protein MDKALVFVFITVILNENPIVHAFREFNVNGAVKILALENEWINIQCKQDSPMAYCGFVHPSGKRFSFSGSELTNGHCAIPINATRQDVGEWRCHIGRKLTGVEDQQIIELRVVDKLAAIHNNITTVHRKDVTLECATTEGYKPLSYCRFEPPNGPPFSIDSAINYTTPILGRYYFPQNKSLDRGDCAVTIRKVKYEDVGIWTCGAGLSDGKEYTDTVELIVEGIYTMSTASATGVTFGAIGIGAFLIILGYLGWKKRSFLGAAPRQQGHDDGHEMGEMPQARNSPQSRRSSISRRSPQTSRVPSVVVQSPSVPSETGLPLITSRQEHDDDDGQQGHDDGHEMGEMPQARNSPQSRRSPISRRSPQTSRVPSVVVQSPSVPSETGSPLITSRQEHDDDDGQQGHDDGHEMGEMLQARNSPQSRRSSISRRSPQTSRVPSVVVQSPSVPSETGSPLITSRQETIEP, encoded by the exons ATGGACAAGGCATTGGTGTTCGTGTTTATTACTGTGATTTTAAACGAAAATCCTATAGTTCACG CTTTCAGAGAGTTTAATGTGAATGGTGCGGTGAAGATTTTGGCGTTGGAAAATGAATGGATAAATATACAATGTAAGCAGGATTCTCCTATGGCTTATTGTGGTTTCGTACACCCCAGCGGCAAGCGGTtttc aTTCTCAGGAAGCGAGCTGACAAACGGACACTGTGCCATACCCATCAACGCGACTCGTCAGGACGTGGGCGAGTGGAGATGCCATATAGGAAGAAAGCTTACAG GTGTAGAAGATCAGCAGATAATCGAACTTCGTGTAGTCGACAAGCTAGCCGCAATACACAACAACATAACAACAGTTCACCGAAAAGATGTGACATTAGAGTGTGCGACCACCGAGGGTTATAAACCACTGAGTTACTGCCGCTTTGAGCCCCCTAATGGTCCGCCTTTTAGTATCGACTCTGCTATAAACTATACTAC ACCAATCCTCGGCCGCTACTATTTCCCACAAAACAAGAGCTTGGATCGAGGAGATTGTGCTGTGACCATCCGGAAGGTGAAATACGAAGATGTGGGGATTTGGACCTGTGGAGCTGGACTCAGTGACGGGAAGGAGTATACGGACACAGTGGAGCTGATCGTAGAAG GCATATACACCATGTCAACAGCGTCAGCCACAGGAGTGACCTTCGGCGCAATAGGCATTGGAGCCTTCCTGATCATCCTAGGGTACCTTGGCTGGAAGAAGAGGAGCTTCCTTGGGGCAGCGCCGAGGCAGCAGGGGCACGATGATGGACACGAGATGGGCGAAATGCCGCAG GCCCGGAACTCTCCACAAAGTAGAAGATCATCCATCAGTAGACGCTCGCCGCAGACCAGCAGAGTGCCCAGTGTGGTCGTCCAATCACCATCAGTTCCGTCAGAGACGGGTTTGCCTCTCATAACCAGTAGACAGGAgcacgacgacgacgacgggcAGCAGGGGCACGATGATGGTCACGAGATGGGGGAAATGCCGCAG GCCCGGAACTCTCCACAAAGTAGAAGATCACCCATCAGTAGACGCTCGCCGCAGACCAGCAGAGTGCCCAGTGTGGTCGTCCAATCACCATCAGTTCCGTCAGAGACGGGTTCGCCTCTCATAACCAGTAGACAGGAgcacgacgacgacgacgggcAGCAGGGGCACGATGATGGACACGAGATGGGGGAAATGCTGCAG GCCCGGAACTCTCCACAAAGTAGAAGATCATCCATCAGTAGACGCTCGCCGCAGACCAGCAGAGTGCCCAGTGTGGTCGTCCAATCACCATCAGTACCGTCAGAGACGGGTTCGCCTCTCATAACCAGTAGACAGGAGACGATCGAACCATAG